The genomic stretch AGGAGATAGAAAACCTGGAACGACCGGAAGACTGGACGGGCCGTCCCTTTCGGGAACTGCTGCAGCGGTATCCGGAAAGTGCCGGTTGGCGCTGGGAACTGCGCCCCGGCCAGATCCGGCTGTTCCGCAGCGTTGATGGCCTTTGCCCTGATGATGCGGCGAAACGGCACCTGGGGATTGTCGGAGGAGTCGTCGCCGTCATCGTCGGCCCGCCCGGCCTCTATGGCGGGATCGATCGCTTAACCGATCTGCCTGCGGAGCGCCTCCCCCGACCCTTATATGAGTTGGCGGAACGGGGCTGGCTTGGTGGGATGACGCCGGAGGAACTCTCCCTGCTTTTGGATGGCATGGACGAATCTGACGGTCATAAAGAAAAGGATTCAACCGAAGGGCGTCGAAAACCTTAAAACGTATCGAATCAGGGAGGTGGCGGGTTGGTTATCCTGGGGATCGACCCGGGAACAGCCATTTGCGGATATGGTCTGATTGAAGTGCAAGGCAACCGGCTCTCTGCCCTTGCCTATGGCGCTGTGCGCACCCCGGCCCACACATCCCAGGCTTCCCGGTTGCAAACGATTTTTACCGATTTGGAGGCGATCATCGCCACTTATCGACCAACCCATGTCGCCGTAGAGGAGCTTTTTTTCAATCGCAATGTTACTACGGCCCTCACCGTCGGGCAAGCCAGGGGCGTCATCCTGCTGGCTGCTGCCCGGGCCGGTCTGTCTGTCCACGAATACAAGCCGTCCCAGGTTAAACAGGCCGTTGTCGGCTACGGAAGGGCGGAAAAACAACAGGTGCAACAGATGGTGCGCGTCCTCCTGGCGCTGGAAGAGATCCCCAAGCCTGACGACGTGGCCGACGCGTTGGCCGTGGCCATCTGTTGCGCCCATAGCCTGACCTGGGGGGTGGCCTGTCGGTGATCGCTTTTTTGCGCGGCCGTCTCGTCGGCTTGGGTGACGATTGTCTGCTTTTAGATGTGTCCGGCGTGGGTTATCGCGTCTTCGTTCCGGCGACGATGCTGGCATCGTTGCCCCAAGTGGGCAGGGACATATTGATCCATACCTTTTATTATGCGCGGGAGGATCAGGTCAGCCTCTATGGCTTTCTGACGGAGGAGGAGTTGGCCTTCTTCCGCCTTCTTTTGGAGGTCAGCGGCGTCGGGCCCAAGGTTGGCCTGGGGATCCTTTCCGCTTATTCAGTTGTGGAGGTCCAGCGGGCTATCATCGCCGAGGATGTGCTCGCCTTGACGCGGATCCCGGGCATCGGGCGCAAGACGGCGCAACGCCTTGTGATCGAATTGCGGGATAAACTGCTCAAACAGGGGGTTCGCGCCGTGCCCGTCTTTGGAGTGGACCCTTTTCTTGAAGAAGCGTCGTCACAGGAGCAGGATCAGAACGCGCAAGATCCTTTGCAACAAGAGCAATCGCCCGGCTCGCCAGAAGAGCAATTGCCGGAAAAGGCGTCTTTACAGAATCATTCGCTGAAGGACCCCTCCTCGGACCGGCACGTCCCCGAAGGGACATCGCCATTGGCACGCAGGCGAAAAAAAGCGGTTCCTGCCGGAGCCGATCGCATGTGGAAGACCTCCCCCCGCGACGAGGCCTTCTCAGCCCTGCAGGTCTTGGGGTATACGGCCAACGAAGCCAGGGACGCTCTGGTGGAAGCAGCGGCCCTTGTTCCGCCGGACGCCGACGTGGAGGCATGGATCAAGGGAGCACTTCGGTTTCTCGGGTCGCAGTAAGGGGGTGAGGTCTTATGGATGAACGGATGATGACCTCAGCCAAGCGGCCTGAGGATCGTGAGACCGAATGGAGCCTGCGGCCGCGGACGTTGCGGGAGTATATCGGCCAAGATAAGCTAAAAGAGAACCTGACGGTCTTCATACAGGCGGCGCTGGGACGGCGGGAACCGCTGGATCACGTCCTGCTCTATGGACCGCCCGGTTTAGGAAAAACGACACTGGCCCAGATCATCGCCCAGGAGTTAGGTGTCCAGTTGCGGGTCACCTCCGGGCCGGCGATCGAGCGACCGGGCGACCTGGCGGCCATTTTAACGAATCTGCAGCCGATGGATGTCCTGT from Heliomicrobium modesticaldum Ice1 encodes the following:
- the ruvA gene encoding Holliday junction branch migration protein RuvA produces the protein MIAFLRGRLVGLGDDCLLLDVSGVGYRVFVPATMLASLPQVGRDILIHTFYYAREDQVSLYGFLTEEELAFFRLLLEVSGVGPKVGLGILSAYSVVEVQRAIIAEDVLALTRIPGIGRKTAQRLVIELRDKLLKQGVRAVPVFGVDPFLEEASSQEQDQNAQDPLQQEQSPGSPEEQLPEKASLQNHSLKDPSSDRHVPEGTSPLARRRKKAVPAGADRMWKTSPRDEAFSALQVLGYTANEARDALVEAAALVPPDADVEAWIKGALRFLGSQ
- the ruvC gene encoding crossover junction endodeoxyribonuclease RuvC, translated to MVILGIDPGTAICGYGLIEVQGNRLSALAYGAVRTPAHTSQASRLQTIFTDLEAIIATYRPTHVAVEELFFNRNVTTALTVGQARGVILLAAARAGLSVHEYKPSQVKQAVVGYGRAEKQQVQQMVRVLLALEEIPKPDDVADALAVAICCAHSLTWGVACR